Part of the Catalinimonas alkaloidigena genome is shown below.
ACCAGGTAAATAAGCTTTATTTCTAATGAATCGTGAAGATAAACTAGGCCATTCAGAACAATACTTCGGTAGATACCGGGATCATTGGTGGAATGATAGTTTTCTTATGGCTTTAGCTTCCCGTATCTCCCTGAAGCAGTGCAAGCAGATGTTGGATGTAGGTAGTGGTATGGGGCATTGGAGTAAAGTTCTTTTTCCGTTTCTGGCCGAGGCAGCAGAAGTTCATGCCGTTGACAATGACCCCGTCTGGTCTGATCTACAGGATAGCAATATTGAGTATTTTAGTCAAAAAGGGGGAAGCTTTAGCTTTGAATGTGCCTCCGCCGATAGATTACCTTATGAGGATAATACTTTTGATCTGGTAACCTGTCAAACCTTATTGATTCACGTACGTGAGCCGGAAATGGTGATTATGGAGATGAAAAGAGTATTAAAACCGGGGGGTATCGTATTGTGTGCTGAGCCAAATAACCAGGTACAGCATCTCATCAGAAATTCTTTGTCGGCAACTGCTTCCATAGAAGAAACTATGGAGCACGTAAAATACGCTCTGCTCTATGAAAAAGGGAAGAAACATTACGGGCATGGAGATAACTCTCTGGGCGACCTGCTTCCCGGCCTTATGGCTAAGGCTGAATTTGAAAAAATTGAAGTCAGAATTTCTGATAAGGCTATTGCCATGTATCCTCCCTACGATAAGCAGGAGCAGATCGCTACACTGCATCAGTGGGCAGAAGGAGGCCATTCTTCACCTTCGGGTACTGATAATAGAGAT
Proteins encoded:
- a CDS encoding class I SAM-dependent methyltransferase, yielding MNREDKLGHSEQYFGRYRDHWWNDSFLMALASRISLKQCKQMLDVGSGMGHWSKVLFPFLAEAAEVHAVDNDPVWSDLQDSNIEYFSQKGGSFSFECASADRLPYEDNTFDLVTCQTLLIHVREPEMVIMEMKRVLKPGGIVLCAEPNNQVQHLIRNSLSATASIEETMEHVKYALLYEKGKKHYGHGDNSLGDLLPGLMAKAEFEKIEVRISDKAIAMYPPYDKQEQIATLHQWAEGGHSSPSGTDNRDYFAILGEEYLDFYDSYHKKYVNKLDQLLVALEEESFHTAGGALMYVVSGRKNNKIKN